One stretch of Comamonas testosteroni DNA includes these proteins:
- a CDS encoding DUF2946 family protein, producing MDDIVKQAMAKWPNVPACSGWLGLDARGQWWLRDEQAQACGTFAGGKPGARGNLLRHEKLAEFIGRNYLAESDGRWYFQNGPQRVYVELESAPWIWRLRCTEHGLQLSSHTGQELAVEQVQQVLLDEQGRLFLALPQGLGMVHSLDMLDAANALEGGLLPEVQEVDSASLTLKFGFVPSPEGYQV from the coding sequence ATGGATGACATCGTGAAGCAGGCCATGGCGAAATGGCCCAACGTGCCTGCCTGCAGCGGCTGGCTGGGTCTGGATGCGCGCGGCCAGTGGTGGCTCAGAGACGAGCAGGCCCAGGCATGCGGCACGTTTGCCGGCGGCAAGCCCGGAGCCAGGGGCAATCTGCTGCGCCACGAAAAGCTGGCCGAATTCATCGGTCGCAACTATCTGGCCGAGTCTGATGGTCGCTGGTATTTCCAGAACGGCCCGCAGCGTGTGTATGTGGAGCTGGAGAGTGCGCCATGGATATGGCGTCTGCGATGCACGGAGCATGGCCTGCAGCTCAGCAGCCACACGGGCCAGGAGCTGGCGGTCGAACAGGTGCAGCAGGTGCTGCTTGATGAGCAGGGGCGGCTTTTCCTGGCTTTGCCGCAGGGCCTGGGCATGGTGCACAGCCTGGACATGCTGGATGCCGCCAATGCGCTGGAAGGCGGCTTGCTGCCCGAGGTGCAGGAGGTCGACAGCGCTTCGCTGACATTGAAGTTCGGTTTTGTACCCAGTCCTGAGGGGTATCAAGTTTGA
- a CDS encoding c-type cytochrome, with translation MSEQHHEEAHTGPIKKPKQLLLAVFFSFVVPIFVIIGLVKFVTSSDTTGAGTANAEMAKAMRLQKVGTVEIRDANRPLRGGAEVFKSQCAACHETGVAGAPKFQDAAAWGPRIKQGLETLVHSALAGKGAMAAQGGGEFNDTEIARGVVYMANAAGANFPEPQPAAGAAAGDAPAAAAAAPVAAAPAAAVAAAEAAPAAAAAASDVGKNIYNTTCMACHASGVAGAPKFGDKAAWAPFIAKGMDDMVQKATQGVGAMPPKGGSTASDADFKAAIQYMVDAAK, from the coding sequence ATGAGCGAGCAACACCACGAAGAAGCCCATACCGGCCCAATCAAAAAACCCAAGCAGTTGTTGCTTGCCGTCTTCTTCTCGTTTGTGGTTCCCATCTTCGTCATCATCGGACTGGTCAAGTTCGTGACTTCGTCCGACACCACGGGCGCAGGTACGGCCAATGCCGAAATGGCCAAGGCCATGCGTCTGCAAAAAGTGGGAACGGTGGAAATTCGTGATGCCAACCGCCCGCTGCGCGGTGGCGCGGAAGTCTTCAAGTCGCAATGCGCGGCCTGCCATGAAACCGGCGTAGCCGGCGCACCCAAATTCCAGGATGCGGCAGCCTGGGGCCCGCGCATCAAGCAGGGTCTGGAAACGCTGGTGCATTCGGCCCTGGCAGGCAAGGGCGCAATGGCGGCCCAGGGTGGCGGCGAGTTCAATGACACGGAAATTGCCCGTGGCGTGGTCTATATGGCCAATGCGGCCGGAGCCAACTTCCCCGAGCCCCAGCCTGCAGCTGGCGCAGCAGCCGGTGATGCCCCCGCAGCAGCAGCTGCAGCCCCCGTTGCCGCTGCACCTGCTGCAGCTGTTGCAGCCGCCGAGGCGGCACCCGCCGCAGCTGCCGCAGCCTCCGATGTGGGCAAGAACATCTACAACACCACCTGCATGGCCTGCCACGCCAGTGGCGTAGCCGGGGCTCCCAAGTTTGGCGACAAGGCTGCCTGGGCACCTTTCATTGCCAAGGGCATGGACGATATGGTGCAGAAGGCCACCCAAGGTGTTGGGGCCATGCCTCCCAAGGGCGGCTCCACTGCTTCGGACGCAGACTTCAAGGCCGCCATTCAGTACATGGTGGATGCAGCCAAGTAA
- a CDS encoding efflux transporter outer membrane subunit translates to MNKTLLPVALAGALLASGCSFIPTLERPAAPVAEHYSAADEQAGTTAAADIPWQQFYTDPRLQQVIQLALDNNRDLRVAVLNIEKAQAQYQIQRAAQFPEFGVAGSASRQPSATTGRYANSYMAGLSMPSWEIDFWGRIGSLKQQALAQYLATEEGRKAAQISLIATVANTWLNLQADEELLAISRRTLGTREQSIKLTKLRLDSGVASELDYRQAQSLTESARATLAQQAGQRERDVNALTLLVGQALPADLQTSMQGKQLRDLPALADVPSGLPSDLLLRRPDIRQAEQSMIAANASIGAARALFFPNISLTASAGFVNSEVSDLFKSDSAAFTIAPSLYLPIFNAGRNRANLQVAEASQKIAVAQYEGSIQSAFREVSDTLVNRRALKDQLDAQSRQLEAEQVRYKLSDLRYTNGVASYLDLLDAQRSLFALEQSVVQVRLAQLQNQVNLYKVLGGGWTEASASNNPAAATTAQ, encoded by the coding sequence ATGAATAAAACCTTGCTACCCGTAGCACTGGCCGGCGCGCTGCTGGCCAGCGGCTGCTCCTTCATCCCCACGCTGGAGCGCCCTGCCGCTCCGGTGGCCGAGCATTACTCTGCCGCCGACGAGCAGGCCGGCACCACTGCGGCCGCCGACATCCCCTGGCAGCAGTTCTACACGGACCCACGCCTGCAGCAGGTGATACAGCTCGCGCTGGACAACAACCGCGACCTGCGTGTGGCCGTGCTCAACATCGAAAAGGCGCAGGCCCAGTACCAGATCCAGCGTGCCGCTCAGTTTCCTGAGTTCGGTGTGGCAGGCAGCGCCAGCCGCCAGCCCAGCGCTACCACGGGCCGCTATGCAAACTCGTACATGGCGGGCCTCTCCATGCCCAGCTGGGAGATTGACTTCTGGGGCCGCATCGGCAGCCTCAAGCAGCAAGCTCTGGCCCAGTATCTGGCGACCGAGGAAGGCCGCAAGGCAGCCCAGATCAGCCTGATTGCAACAGTCGCCAACACCTGGCTGAACCTGCAGGCTGACGAGGAGCTGCTGGCCATTTCCCGCCGTACCCTGGGCACACGCGAGCAGTCCATCAAGCTGACCAAGCTGCGCCTGGACTCTGGCGTGGCTTCCGAGCTGGACTACCGCCAGGCTCAGTCGCTGACCGAAAGCGCACGCGCCACGCTGGCCCAGCAAGCCGGTCAGCGCGAGCGCGACGTCAACGCCCTGACGCTGCTCGTAGGCCAGGCTCTGCCTGCCGATCTGCAGACCAGCATGCAAGGCAAGCAGCTGCGTGATCTGCCAGCCCTGGCCGATGTGCCGTCGGGCCTGCCTTCTGACCTGTTGCTGCGCCGGCCCGACATCCGTCAGGCAGAGCAAAGCATGATTGCCGCCAATGCCAGCATTGGTGCGGCACGTGCGCTGTTCTTCCCGAACATCTCCTTGACTGCCTCGGCAGGCTTTGTGAATTCGGAGGTTTCCGATCTGTTCAAATCGGACTCTGCGGCTTTCACGATTGCGCCTTCGCTGTATCTGCCCATCTTCAATGCAGGCCGCAATCGCGCCAATCTGCAGGTTGCAGAAGCCAGCCAGAAGATTGCCGTGGCGCAATACGAAGGCTCCATCCAGTCGGCCTTCCGCGAGGTGTCCGACACCTTGGTGAATCGCCGGGCACTCAAGGATCAGCTCGATGCCCAATCGCGTCAGCTGGAGGCAGAGCAGGTTCGCTACAAGCTGTCGGACCTGCGCTACACCAACGGTGTGGCCAGCTACCTGGATCTGCTGGATGCGCAGCGTTCACTGTTTGCACTGGAGCAGTCCGTGGTTCAGGTCCGCCTGGCGCAGCTGCAAAACCAGGTCAATCTCTACAAGGTGCTGGGCGGCGGCTGGACGGAGGCAAGCGCCAGCAACAACCCTGCGGCAGCAACTACAGCCCAGTAA
- a CDS encoding efflux RND transporter permease subunit — protein MSKFFIHRPIFAWVIAIFVIIAGVISITKLPVAQFPSVAPPTINVTATYPGATSQTMTDSVLQLIEREINGAQGLMYMEASAPAGGQGTLTVTFAPGTNPDLAQVDVQNRLSRVLPRLPQVVQALGVRVDKSMSNFLMILAFQAESGETSRDDIADYVNRNVVPEIQRLDGVGKAQLFASGRAMRVWVDPAKLQGFGLSIASVNAAIAAQNQQISGGALGNLPSTPGTTTTATIVVPGQLTTPEEFGEVVLRSNSDGSTVRLRDVARIELGIESYAFESRLDGKPAVAMAVQLTSTANAMATAKLVKAKMAEMEPFLPAGVKWSSPYDTSKFVKISIEKVVHTLLEAIVLVFIVMLIFLQNIRYTLIPTIVVPIALLGTFAVMLLAGLTINILAMFAMVLVIGIVVDDAIVVVENVERIMAEEGLPPKEATIKAMGQIQGAVVGITVILVTVFLPLAMFSGATGNIYRQFSLVMAISIFFSGFFALTLTPALCATMLKPIPKGHAHDKKTGLLGPFYNWFNRKFEAGTRRYSTALSGVVKRSVQAFIVYLLVIAGVVFMFMRLPTAFLPTEDQGYVISLAQLPPGASLERTSKTMSELEKFALSQPETDHIVSILGFSFMGQGQNVGLAFTTLKDWSERTGAGSDAKSFADRAKGAMSALRDGFIFTLVPPSISELGNSDGFTFRLQDRGSKGHAALLAARNQLVAKANQSSVLTGVRFDGVDDAPQWQVDINRDAVYAQRVNMSDLASTLATALGSSNSTDFPNNGYMQRVTIQADAARRMQPEDVMRLTVPNAQGQLVELSTMVSAKWISGPMQLTRYNGYPSMSITGQAKPGFTSGDAMKEMEKLAQELPDGFGYEWTGQSLDEKKAGSSAMLLYAFSILAVFLCLAALYESWSIPLSVLLVVPLGVFGAVAGMLMRGMPNDIYFQVALITVIGLSAKNAILIVEFAKDLHAEGKSALEAALEAGHLRFRPILMTSLAFILGVVPLYIASGASAASQKEIGTGVFWGMVIGTPISVFLVPVFFVAVFNLFGKKSKQDSNATPPAATSAAQGGSQHE, from the coding sequence ATGTCAAAGTTTTTCATCCACAGACCGATCTTTGCCTGGGTGATCGCGATTTTCGTGATCATTGCGGGCGTGATCTCCATCACCAAGCTACCGGTGGCACAGTTCCCATCGGTCGCACCTCCCACCATCAACGTGACGGCGACCTACCCGGGCGCCACGTCACAGACCATGACGGACTCCGTTCTGCAACTGATCGAGCGCGAAATCAACGGCGCCCAGGGTCTGATGTATATGGAAGCCTCCGCCCCTGCGGGCGGTCAAGGCACTCTGACCGTCACCTTTGCTCCGGGCACCAACCCCGATCTGGCGCAGGTGGACGTGCAAAACCGCCTCTCCCGCGTGCTGCCCCGCCTGCCTCAGGTCGTACAGGCCCTGGGCGTGCGCGTGGACAAGTCCATGAGCAACTTCCTGATGATTCTGGCCTTCCAGGCCGAGTCCGGAGAGACTTCGCGTGACGATATTGCCGACTACGTGAACCGCAATGTGGTGCCTGAAATCCAGCGTCTGGACGGCGTGGGCAAGGCACAGCTGTTTGCATCGGGTCGTGCCATGCGCGTGTGGGTGGATCCTGCCAAGCTCCAGGGCTTCGGTCTGTCGATTGCATCGGTCAACGCAGCGATTGCCGCGCAGAACCAGCAGATCTCCGGTGGCGCCCTGGGCAACCTGCCCAGCACCCCTGGCACCACCACCACCGCCACGATCGTGGTGCCTGGCCAGCTGACGACGCCCGAGGAATTCGGCGAAGTGGTGCTGCGCTCCAACTCCGACGGCTCCACCGTGCGCCTCAGGGATGTGGCTCGCATCGAACTGGGCATCGAAAGCTATGCTTTCGAGTCGCGCCTGGACGGCAAGCCCGCCGTGGCAATGGCCGTGCAGCTGACTTCTACTGCCAACGCCATGGCGACTGCCAAGCTGGTCAAGGCCAAGATGGCAGAGATGGAGCCCTTCCTGCCTGCCGGCGTGAAGTGGTCCTCGCCCTACGACACCTCCAAGTTCGTGAAGATTTCCATCGAAAAGGTGGTGCACACGCTGCTTGAAGCCATCGTGCTGGTGTTCATCGTGATGCTGATCTTCCTGCAGAACATCCGCTACACCCTGATCCCTACCATCGTGGTCCCCATCGCATTGCTCGGCACCTTTGCCGTGATGCTGCTTGCCGGTCTGACCATCAACATTCTGGCCATGTTCGCCATGGTGCTGGTGATCGGTATCGTGGTGGACGATGCCATCGTGGTGGTGGAAAACGTCGAGCGCATCATGGCCGAGGAAGGTCTGCCACCCAAGGAAGCCACCATCAAGGCCATGGGACAGATTCAAGGCGCCGTGGTCGGCATCACCGTGATTCTGGTGACGGTTTTCCTGCCTCTGGCCATGTTCTCCGGCGCGACCGGCAACATCTATCGCCAGTTCTCGCTGGTGATGGCCATCTCAATCTTCTTCTCGGGCTTCTTTGCGCTGACACTGACGCCCGCACTGTGCGCCACCATGCTCAAGCCCATTCCAAAGGGCCATGCGCACGACAAGAAGACCGGTCTGCTCGGCCCGTTCTACAACTGGTTCAACCGCAAGTTTGAAGCCGGCACAAGGCGCTATTCAACCGCTCTGTCCGGTGTGGTCAAGCGCTCCGTGCAGGCCTTCATCGTCTACCTGCTGGTAATCGCCGGTGTGGTCTTCATGTTCATGCGACTGCCCACGGCCTTTCTTCCCACCGAAGATCAGGGCTATGTCATCTCGCTGGCTCAGCTGCCTCCCGGCGCGAGTCTGGAACGCACCAGCAAGACCATGTCTGAGCTGGAGAAGTTCGCCCTGAGCCAGCCTGAGACCGATCACATCGTGAGCATTCTGGGCTTCAGCTTCATGGGTCAGGGCCAGAACGTGGGCCTGGCGTTCACCACGCTCAAGGACTGGTCCGAGCGTACAGGAGCGGGCTCGGATGCCAAATCCTTCGCTGACCGAGCCAAGGGCGCCATGTCAGCGCTGCGCGATGGTTTCATCTTCACGCTGGTTCCCCCCTCCATTTCAGAGCTGGGCAATAGCGACGGTTTCACCTTCCGTCTGCAAGACCGCGGCAGCAAGGGACATGCAGCCTTGCTGGCAGCCCGCAATCAGTTGGTTGCCAAGGCCAACCAGAGCTCTGTGCTGACCGGCGTGCGCTTTGACGGTGTGGATGACGCCCCCCAATGGCAGGTGGACATCAACCGCGATGCCGTCTATGCCCAGCGCGTGAACATGAGCGACCTTGCCTCGACGCTGGCAACGGCCCTGGGCTCGTCCAACTCCACGGACTTCCCCAACAACGGCTATATGCAGCGCGTCACCATCCAGGCCGATGCGGCCCGCCGCATGCAACCCGAGGACGTGATGCGCCTGACGGTTCCCAACGCGCAAGGCCAGTTGGTGGAGCTTTCCACCATGGTCAGCGCCAAGTGGATCAGCGGTCCCATGCAGCTGACACGCTATAACGGCTACCCCTCCATGAGCATCACCGGTCAGGCCAAACCCGGCTTTACCAGCGGTGATGCCATGAAGGAAATGGAAAAGCTGGCCCAGGAACTGCCCGACGGCTTCGGCTACGAGTGGACCGGCCAGTCTCTGGACGAGAAAAAGGCCGGCTCCTCGGCCATGCTGCTGTACGCGTTCTCCATCCTGGCCGTGTTCCTGTGCCTGGCCGCACTGTATGAAAGCTGGAGCATTCCGCTGTCCGTGCTGCTGGTCGTGCCTCTGGGCGTGTTCGGCGCCGTGGCCGGCATGCTGATGCGCGGCATGCCCAACGACATCTACTTCCAGGTGGCGCTGATCACGGTGATTGGTCTCTCGGCCAAGAACGCCATCCTGATCGTGGAGTTCGCCAAGGACCTGCATGCGGAAGGCAAGAGCGCGCTGGAAGCCGCACTGGAAGCCGGTCACCTGCGTTTCCGCCCCATTCTGATGACTTCGCTGGCCTTTATTCTGGGCGTGGTGCCGCTGTACATCGCCTCAGGTGCCAGCGCTGCCAGCCAGAAGGAAATCGGCACCGGCGTGTTCTGGGGCATGGTGATCGGCACGCCGATCTCCGTGTTCCTGGTGCCCGTGTTCTTTGTGGCCGTGTTCAATCTGTTTGGCAAGAAATCCAAGCAAGACTCCAACGCCACTCCCCCGGCGGCAACTTCTGCAGCACAGGGAGGCTCGCAACATGAATAA
- a CDS encoding efflux RND transporter periplasmic adaptor subunit, with amino-acid sequence MYEANQAPDNQSHSAASGTRSMVIGLSLAAALGLVACSDKNAEAQKAQAAAQAQPPEVGVVTVSMQNVPLISDLPGRLEPSRIAQVRARAAGIVQKRLFQEGSDVKAGQALFQIDNTPYKANLQSAQATLAQAEANLAQASATTRRYKPLVEANAISKQEYDTAIANEKAALAQVAAGKAAVTNANVNLGYASVTAPISGRIGRALVTEGALVGQGEATQLATIQQVNPLYVNLTQSSSDIMRMREALSSGKLAKVGDNAARVHVYLDDGKEYAHTGKLLFTDLTVDPTTGQVSVRAELPNPDGLLLPGTYVRVHLEQAQVENAALIPQQAVTRNEKGNFVMIVAEDGSVAPRPVQISQSSGNNWVVTSGLKAGEKVMVDGLIKVGMGAKKVKPVEINNAAAGTPAQPSAAAPAAPAQEKAATPAEGAGEGQAAK; translated from the coding sequence ATGTATGAAGCAAACCAGGCTCCCGACAATCAGTCCCATTCAGCCGCATCCGGCACCCGCTCCATGGTCATCGGCCTGAGCCTGGCTGCTGCACTGGGCCTAGTCGCATGCAGTGACAAAAACGCGGAAGCTCAAAAAGCACAGGCAGCCGCGCAGGCACAGCCACCCGAAGTGGGTGTGGTGACGGTATCCATGCAGAACGTGCCTTTGATCTCCGATCTGCCCGGCCGTCTGGAGCCATCGCGCATTGCTCAGGTTCGCGCCCGCGCAGCCGGCATCGTGCAAAAGCGCCTGTTCCAGGAAGGCTCGGATGTCAAGGCCGGCCAGGCCCTGTTCCAGATTGACAACACGCCGTACAAGGCCAATCTGCAGAGCGCTCAGGCGACCCTGGCACAGGCCGAAGCCAATCTTGCCCAGGCATCTGCCACCACCCGCCGCTACAAGCCCCTGGTGGAAGCCAATGCCATCAGCAAGCAGGAGTACGACACGGCCATTGCCAACGAAAAGGCGGCACTGGCACAGGTTGCAGCAGGCAAGGCGGCAGTCACCAATGCCAACGTCAACCTGGGCTATGCCAGCGTGACAGCCCCCATCTCCGGACGCATCGGCCGCGCTCTGGTGACGGAAGGCGCTCTGGTCGGCCAGGGCGAGGCCACACAGCTGGCGACCATTCAGCAGGTCAACCCGCTGTACGTGAACCTGACTCAGTCCTCTTCCGACATCATGCGCATGCGCGAAGCGCTCAGCTCCGGCAAGTTAGCAAAGGTAGGTGACAACGCAGCGCGCGTCCACGTCTATTTGGACGATGGCAAGGAGTATGCACACACCGGCAAGCTGCTGTTCACCGACCTGACCGTGGACCCGACTACCGGACAGGTCAGCGTGCGTGCGGAGCTGCCCAATCCCGACGGACTGCTGTTGCCCGGCACTTATGTACGCGTGCACCTGGAGCAGGCACAGGTCGAGAACGCAGCGCTGATTCCGCAACAAGCCGTGACTCGCAACGAAAAGGGCAACTTCGTCATGATCGTGGCCGAGGATGGCTCCGTGGCACCGCGTCCCGTTCAGATCAGTCAGTCCAGTGGCAATAACTGGGTCGTCACATCCGGCTTGAAAGCTGGAGAGAAAGTCATGGTGGACGGCCTGATCAAGGTGGGCATGGGCGCCAAGAAGGTCAAGCCCGTCGAGATCAACAATGCGGCTGCCGGCACACCAGCACAGCCCTCTGCTGCGGCCCCTGCCGCACCTGCGCAAGAGAAAGCGGCCACACCAGCCGAAGGTGCTGGCGAAGGCCAGGCAGCCAAGTAA
- a CDS encoding TetR family transcriptional regulator, with amino-acid sequence MARRTKAEADETRTKLLDAAEEVFFEKGVSRTSLGDIAQRAGATRGAVYWHFKDKMDVFVSMLGRICLPFEEICDDRYGDLLPLERIRHSILCVFESLDEDERRRKVFETALFKMEYVGELADVRLQHIESSGFAREKFAHDLAAAAQGQSVQLSVSPEEAALGLHSLFVGLIHGWVLTEGSFSLVKVGSMSVDVYLSGLGFRVNL; translated from the coding sequence ATGGCTCGAAGAACCAAGGCTGAAGCGGACGAGACGCGCACCAAGCTGCTGGATGCGGCTGAGGAGGTGTTTTTCGAGAAGGGGGTGTCTCGAACCTCTCTGGGCGATATCGCGCAGCGTGCAGGGGCTACACGCGGGGCGGTGTACTGGCACTTCAAGGACAAGATGGATGTCTTTGTTTCCATGCTTGGGCGCATATGCCTGCCTTTCGAAGAAATCTGTGACGACAGGTATGGCGACCTGTTGCCGCTAGAGCGCATTCGTCACTCCATCCTGTGTGTGTTCGAGAGCTTGGATGAGGATGAGCGCAGACGCAAGGTGTTTGAAACGGCGCTATTCAAAATGGAATACGTGGGCGAACTGGCTGATGTGCGTTTGCAGCATATAGAAAGTTCAGGCTTCGCTCGGGAAAAATTTGCGCACGACCTGGCGGCTGCAGCGCAGGGGCAGTCCGTGCAGTTGTCGGTATCCCCGGAAGAGGCAGCCCTTGGTTTGCACTCTCTTTTTGTAGGTCTTATACATGGTTGGGTATTGACGGAAGGAAGTTTCTCATTGGTCAAGGTCGGTTCGATGTCGGTGGATGTCTACTTGTCTGGTTTGGGATTTCGGGTGAATTTGTGA